In the genome of Pseudomonas sp. LBUM920, one region contains:
- the serS gene encoding serine--tRNA ligase: MLDSKLLRSNLQDVADRLASRGFALDVARIEALEEQRKTVQTRTEALQAERNARSKSIGQAKQRGEDIAPLMADVERMGTELSDGKVELEGIQSELDSILLGIPNLPHESVPIGEDEDGNVEVRRWGTPKAFDFEIKDHVALGELTGGLDFETAAKMSGARFALLRGPIARMHRALAQFMINLHTGEHGYEEAYTPYLVQAPALMGTSQLPKFEEDLFKISRDGEADLYLIPTAEVSLTNIVAGEILDAKQLPIKFVAHSPCFRSEAGASGRDTRGMIRQHQFDKVEMVQVVEPSTSMEALEGLTANAERVLQLLELPYRVLALCTGDMGFSAVKTYDLEVWVPSQDKYREISSCSNCGDFQARRMQARFRNPETGKPELVHTLNGSGLAVGRTLVAVLENYQQADGSIRVPEVLKPYMGGVEVIG, translated from the coding sequence ATGCTCGATTCCAAACTGTTACGTAGCAACCTTCAGGACGTAGCGGACCGCCTGGCATCCCGTGGCTTTGCCTTGGATGTTGCGCGCATCGAAGCGCTGGAAGAACAGCGCAAGACCGTCCAGACCCGCACCGAAGCACTGCAGGCTGAACGCAATGCGCGCTCCAAATCCATCGGTCAGGCCAAGCAGCGCGGTGAAGACATCGCGCCGCTGATGGCGGACGTCGAGCGTATGGGCACCGAGCTGTCCGACGGCAAAGTCGAGCTGGAAGGCATTCAGAGCGAGCTGGACTCGATCCTGCTGGGCATCCCCAATCTGCCGCACGAATCCGTGCCGATTGGCGAAGACGAAGACGGCAACGTCGAGGTGCGCCGCTGGGGCACGCCTAAGGCCTTTGATTTCGAGATCAAGGACCACGTTGCGCTCGGTGAGCTGACCGGTGGCCTGGATTTTGAAACCGCCGCCAAAATGTCCGGCGCACGCTTTGCCTTGCTGCGCGGTCCTATCGCGCGCATGCACCGTGCCCTGGCGCAGTTCATGATCAACCTGCACACCGGCGAGCACGGCTACGAAGAAGCCTACACCCCGTACCTGGTGCAGGCGCCGGCGCTGATGGGCACCAGCCAGCTGCCAAAATTTGAAGAAGACCTGTTCAAGATCAGCCGCGACGGCGAAGCCGACCTGTACCTGATCCCGACGGCCGAAGTGTCGCTGACCAACATCGTCGCGGGCGAAATCCTTGACGCCAAGCAGCTGCCGATCAAGTTCGTGGCCCACAGCCCGTGCTTCCGCAGTGAAGCCGGCGCTTCGGGGCGTGACACGCGCGGCATGATTCGCCAGCACCAGTTCGACAAAGTCGAGATGGTGCAAGTGGTCGAGCCGTCGACCTCGATGGAAGCCCTGGAAGGCCTGACCGCCAATGCCGAACGCGTACTGCAACTGCTGGAGCTGCCGTACCGCGTCTTGGCGCTGTGCACTGGCGACATGGGTTTCAGTGCCGTGAAGACCTACGACCTCGAGGTGTGGGTACCGAGCCAGGACAAATACCGCGAGATTTCGTCGTGCTCCAACTGCGGTGATTTCCAGGCCCGTCGCATGCAGGCGCGTTTCCGCAACCCGGAAACCGGCAAGCCGGAGCTGGTACACACCCTCAACGGTTCGGGCCTGGCCGTCGGCCGTACGCTCGTAGCCGTGCTGGAAAACTACCAGCAGGCCGACGGTTCCATCCGCGTGCCGGAAGTGCTCAAGCCGTACATGGGCGGCGTTGAGGTCATCGGCTAA
- the crcB gene encoding fluoride efflux transporter CrcB, producing MLKTILAVSVAGIAGTLLRFAAGTWVSANWPKHFYAATLAVNLVGCLIIGLLYGWFLLRPEVPIEIRAGLIVGFVGGLTTFSSFSLDTLRLLESGQALVAFGYLGISVFGGLLATWAGLSLTKL from the coding sequence GTGCTCAAGACCATTCTTGCCGTGTCCGTAGCCGGCATCGCTGGTACATTATTGCGTTTCGCCGCCGGTACGTGGGTGAGCGCCAACTGGCCCAAGCATTTTTATGCGGCGACCCTGGCGGTCAACCTGGTGGGCTGCTTGATCATCGGGCTGTTGTACGGCTGGTTCCTGTTGCGCCCGGAAGTGCCGATTGAGATTCGCGCCGGCTTGATTGTCGGCTTTGTAGGCGGTCTGACGACCTTTTCATCCTTTTCACTGGATACGCTGCGCCTGCTGGAAAGCGGGCAAGCCCTGGTCGCCTTCGGCTACTTGGGCATCAGCGTGTTCGGCGGGCTGCTCGCCACCTGGGCTGGCCTGTCCTTGACCAAACTTTGA
- a CDS encoding replication-associated recombination protein A translates to MDLFRSDPIAQPLAARLRSTNLDEYVGQEHLLARGKPLREALEQGALHSMIFWGPPGVGKTTLARLLAKVSDAHFETVSAVLAGVKEIRQAVEVAKQQAGQYGKRTILFVDEVHRFNKSQQDAFLPYVEDGTLIFIGATTENPSFELNNALLSRARVYVLKSLDEAAMRKLLQRALSEDKGLGKRQLSLSDEGFKILMSAADGDGRRFLNLLENASDLAEDHSEIGVDLLQSLLGDTRRRFDKGGEAFYDQISALHKSVRGSNPDGALYWFARMIDGGCDPLYLARRVVRMASEDIGNADPRALSLCLAAWEVQERLGSPEGELAVAQAITYLACAPKSNAVYMGFKSALRAAAEHGSLEVPLHLRNAPTKLMKQLGYGDEYRYAHDEPDAYAAGEDYFPDELEPQPFYQPVPRGLELKIGEKLNHLAQLDRLSPKQRRK, encoded by the coding sequence ATGGATTTGTTTCGAAGTGACCCGATTGCTCAACCCTTGGCCGCGCGTTTGCGTTCGACCAACCTGGACGAGTACGTCGGGCAAGAACACCTGCTCGCTCGCGGCAAGCCATTGCGCGAAGCCCTGGAGCAGGGTGCGCTGCACTCGATGATTTTCTGGGGGCCGCCAGGCGTGGGTAAAACCACCCTGGCGCGCTTGCTGGCGAAGGTCTCGGATGCGCACTTCGAAACGGTTTCGGCGGTGTTGGCCGGGGTCAAGGAGATCCGTCAGGCGGTTGAGGTGGCCAAGCAGCAGGCCGGGCAATACGGCAAGCGCACCATCCTGTTCGTTGATGAGGTGCACCGCTTCAACAAGTCGCAGCAGGATGCGTTTTTGCCGTATGTCGAAGACGGCACGCTGATTTTTATCGGCGCCACCACCGAAAACCCGTCGTTTGAACTCAACAACGCATTGCTGTCGCGGGCGCGGGTCTATGTGCTCAAGAGCCTGGACGAAGCCGCGATGCGCAAGCTGTTGCAGCGTGCATTGAGCGAAGACAAGGGCTTGGGCAAACGCCAGCTCAGCCTCAGCGACGAAGGCTTCAAGATTTTGATGAGCGCCGCCGATGGCGACGGTCGGCGCTTTCTCAACCTGCTGGAGAACGCGTCGGATCTGGCCGAGGACCACAGCGAGATCGGCGTCGACCTCCTGCAGAGCCTGCTGGGCGACACTCGCCGGCGCTTCGACAAGGGGGGCGAAGCCTTTTACGACCAGATCTCGGCGCTGCACAAATCCGTACGCGGCTCCAACCCCGACGGCGCGCTGTACTGGTTTGCGCGCATGATCGACGGCGGCTGCGACCCGCTGTACCTGGCGCGCCGTGTGGTGCGCATGGCCAGCGAAGACATCGGCAATGCCGACCCGCGCGCGCTGAGCCTGTGCCTCGCCGCCTGGGAAGTGCAGGAGCGCCTCGGCAGCCCGGAAGGCGAGTTGGCGGTGGCGCAGGCCATCACTTACTTGGCCTGCGCTCCCAAGAGCAACGCCGTTTACATGGGCTTCAAGTCGGCCCTGCGCGCTGCGGCCGAACACGGCTCGCTGGAAGTGCCGTTGCACCTGCGCAACGCCCCGACCAAGCTGATGAAACAACTGGGCTACGGTGACGAATACCGCTATGCCCATGACGAGCCGGACGCCTACGCCGCCGGTGAAGACTATTTTCCCGATGAGCTTGAGCCGCAGCCGTTCTACCAGCCGGTGCCCCGTGGGCTGGAGCTGAAGATTGGTGAAAAGCTCAATCACCTCGCCCAACTCGATCGCCTCAGCCCCAAACAGCGGAGAAAGTAG
- the lolA gene encoding outer membrane lipoprotein chaperone LolA, protein MRLIRMLLLPALALTAVSAHADPASVASLTNLLDKSKTLTARFSQLTLDGGGTQLQETAGEMAVQRPGLFYWKTDAPNEQTIVSDGQKVTLWDPDLEQATIKKLDPRLNQTPALLLSGDVSKISDSFDITSKQTSNVIEFTLKPKSKDTLFDSLQLSFGNGVINNMRLIDSVGQRTDILFSAVKANGVVDASKFKFVIPKGADVIQE, encoded by the coding sequence ATGCGTCTTATCCGCATGCTGTTGTTGCCGGCCCTGGCCCTGACTGCTGTTTCGGCCCACGCTGATCCGGCCTCCGTGGCCAGCCTGACCAACCTGTTGGACAAATCCAAGACCCTGACGGCGCGCTTCTCCCAGCTGACCCTGGATGGTGGCGGCACCCAGTTGCAGGAAACCGCCGGTGAGATGGCTGTACAGCGCCCGGGCCTGTTCTACTGGAAAACCGACGCGCCGAACGAGCAGACCATCGTCTCCGACGGCCAGAAAGTCACCTTGTGGGACCCGGACCTGGAGCAGGCGACCATCAAAAAGCTCGACCCGCGTTTGAACCAGACCCCGGCGCTGCTGCTGTCGGGCGATGTGTCGAAAATCAGCGACAGTTTTGATATCACCTCCAAGCAAACCAGCAACGTGATTGAGTTCACCCTCAAGCCCAAGTCCAAGGACACGCTGTTTGACAGCCTGCAACTGTCGTTTGGCAATGGCGTGATCAACAACATGCGCCTGATCGACAGCGTTGGTCAGCGCACCGATATCCTGTTCTCCGCGGTCAAGGCCAACGGCGTCGTGGATGCTTCCAAGTTCAAGTTCGTCATCCCCAAGGGTGCCGACGTGATCCAGGAATAA
- a CDS encoding DNA translocase FtsK, with protein MKKSAATPKAAVVPAWRQHLHYRLKEGALIAIGALCLFLMMALLTYGKDDPGWSHNSKIEDVQNFGGPAGSYSADILFMVLGYFAYIFPLLLAIKTWQIFRQRHEPWQWSGWLFSWRLIGLVFLVLSGAALAHIHFHAPTGLPAGAGGALGESLGDLARKSLNIQGSTLMFIALFLFGLTVFTDLSWFKVMDVTGKITLDLLELFQGAANRWWSARVDRKRMVAQLREVDTRVNEVVAPSTPDRREQAKVKERLIEREQALSKHMSDREKQVPPVIAPAPPKAPEPSHRVQKEKQAPLFIDSAVEGTLPPISILDPAEKKQLNYSPESLAAVGHLLEIKLKEFGVEVSVDSIHPGPVITRYEIQPAAGVKVSRISNLAKDLARSLAVTSVRVVEVIPGKTTVGIEIPNEDRQIVRFSEVLSTPEYDNFKSPVTLALGHDIGGKPVITDLAKMPHLLVAGTTGSGKSVGVNAMILSILFKSGPDDAKLIMIDPKMLELSIYEGIPHLLCPVVTDMKDAANALRWSVAEMERRYKLMAKMGVRNLSGFNAKVKEAQDAGTPLTDPLYKRENIHDEAPLLTKLPTIVVVVDEFADMMMIVGKKVEELIARIAQKARAAGIHLILATQRPSVDVITGLIKANIPTRMAFQVSSKIDSRTIIDQGGAEQLLGHGDMLYMPPGTSLPIRVHGAFVSDDEVHRVVEAWKLRGAPEYNDDILAGVEEAGSGFDGGSSGGDDDAETDALYDEAVAFVLESRRASISAVQRKLKIGYNRAARMIEAMENAGVVTAMNTNGSREVIAPGQMRD; from the coding sequence TTGAAGAAATCCGCCGCAACACCTAAAGCAGCAGTCGTGCCGGCCTGGCGCCAGCACCTGCACTACCGACTCAAGGAAGGGGCGCTGATCGCCATCGGCGCCCTGTGCCTGTTCCTGATGATGGCCTTGCTGACCTATGGCAAGGACGATCCAGGCTGGAGCCACAACAGCAAGATCGAAGACGTGCAGAACTTCGGTGGACCTGCCGGTTCCTACAGCGCCGACATTCTGTTCATGGTGCTGGGTTACTTCGCGTACATCTTCCCGTTGTTGCTGGCGATCAAGACCTGGCAGATCTTCCGCCAGCGCCACGAGCCGTGGCAGTGGAGCGGCTGGCTGTTCTCCTGGCGTTTGATCGGCCTGGTGTTTCTGGTGCTGTCCGGTGCGGCCCTGGCGCACATCCACTTTCATGCGCCCACCGGTTTGCCGGCGGGCGCGGGCGGTGCGCTGGGCGAGAGCCTTGGCGACCTGGCGCGCAAGAGCCTGAATATCCAGGGCAGCACCTTGATGTTCATCGCGCTGTTCCTGTTCGGCCTGACGGTGTTCACCGACCTGTCGTGGTTCAAGGTGATGGACGTCACCGGCAAGATCACCCTCGACCTGCTCGAATTGTTCCAGGGTGCGGCCAACCGCTGGTGGTCGGCGCGCGTTGATCGCAAACGCATGGTTGCACAGCTGCGCGAGGTGGACACCCGCGTCAACGAAGTGGTGGCCCCAAGCACACCGGACCGACGCGAACAGGCCAAGGTCAAGGAGCGCCTGATCGAGCGCGAGCAGGCACTGAGCAAGCACATGTCGGACCGCGAGAAGCAGGTGCCGCCGGTGATCGCCCCAGCGCCGCCCAAGGCTCCCGAGCCGAGCCATCGCGTACAGAAAGAGAAACAGGCGCCGTTGTTTATCGACAGCGCCGTGGAAGGCACCTTGCCGCCGATCTCGATTCTCGACCCGGCCGAAAAGAAACAACTCAATTATTCCCCGGAGTCCCTGGCGGCCGTCGGCCATCTGCTGGAAATCAAACTCAAGGAATTCGGCGTCGAAGTTTCCGTCGACTCGATCCACCCGGGCCCGGTTATTACCCGTTACGAAATCCAGCCCGCCGCCGGCGTCAAGGTCAGCCGCATTTCCAACCTGGCCAAAGACTTGGCCCGCTCCCTAGCGGTGACCAGTGTGCGTGTGGTGGAAGTGATCCCCGGCAAGACCACCGTGGGCATCGAGATTCCCAATGAAGACCGGCAGATCGTGCGCTTCTCCGAAGTGCTGTCGACGCCGGAATACGACAACTTCAAATCGCCGGTCACCTTGGCCCTGGGCCATGACATCGGCGGCAAGCCGGTGATCACCGACCTGGCGAAAATGCCGCACTTGCTGGTGGCCGGTACCACCGGTTCCGGTAAATCGGTGGGCGTGAACGCGATGATCCTGTCGATCCTGTTCAAATCTGGCCCGGATGACGCCAAGCTGATCATGATCGACCCGAAGATGTTGGAATTGTCGATCTACGAAGGCATTCCGCACCTGCTCTGCCCGGTGGTCACCGACATGAAGGACGCCGCCAACGCCTTGCGCTGGAGCGTGGCCGAGATGGAGCGCCGCTACAAACTGATGGCGAAGATGGGCGTACGAAACCTGTCGGGCTTCAACGCCAAGGTCAAGGAAGCCCAGGACGCCGGCACGCCGCTGACCGACCCACTGTACAAGCGCGAAAATATCCACGACGAAGCGCCGCTGCTGACCAAGCTGCCGACCATCGTGGTCGTGGTCGACGAGTTTGCCGACATGATGATGATCGTCGGCAAGAAGGTTGAAGAGCTGATCGCACGTATCGCTCAGAAAGCCCGGGCGGCCGGTATTCACTTGATCCTGGCGACCCAACGGCCATCGGTGGACGTGATCACGGGTCTGATCAAGGCCAACATCCCGACGCGCATGGCGTTCCAGGTTTCCAGCAAAATCGACTCGCGCACCATCATCGACCAAGGCGGCGCCGAGCAACTGTTGGGTCACGGTGACATGCTCTACATGCCGCCCGGCACAAGCCTGCCGATCCGGGTTCACGGCGCGTTCGTTTCCGACGACGAAGTACACCGCGTGGTGGAAGCCTGGAAACTGCGCGGCGCCCCGGAATACAACGACGACATCCTCGCCGGTGTCGAAGAGGCCGGCAGCGGCTTCGACGGTGGCAGCAGCGGTGGTGACGACGACGCCGAAACCGACGCGCTGTACGACGAAGCCGTGGCGTTCGTGCTTGAAAGCCGCCGTGCCTCGATCTCTGCGGTGCAGCGCAAACTGAAAATCGGCTACAACCGCGCCGCCCGCATGATCGAAGCCATGGAAAACGCTGGCGTCGTGACCGCAATGAACACCAACGGCTCGCGCGAAGTCATCGCCCCCGGGCAGATGCGCGACTGA
- the aat gene encoding leucyl/phenylalanyl-tRNA--protein transferase: MLTWLQRDSLTFPPLAKAMREPNGLLAAGGDLSAERLIQAYRHGCFPWFSQGQPILWWSPDPRTVIFPDELHVSRSLGKLLRQQRYSVTFDQDFAAVIQACAAPRSYADGTWITEGIQNAYLELHQRGYAHSVEVWDGGELVGGLYGLAMGQLFFGESMFSRADNASKFGFATLTRQLQAWGFVLIDCQMPNDHLHSLGARAIPRSDFAAFLRNHLDQPSSGPWVS; encoded by the coding sequence ATGCTGACCTGGTTACAACGCGACTCCCTGACTTTTCCGCCGCTGGCCAAGGCCATGCGCGAACCCAATGGCCTGCTTGCCGCCGGTGGCGACCTGTCGGCCGAACGCCTGATCCAGGCTTACCGGCATGGCTGCTTTCCATGGTTCTCGCAAGGGCAACCGATTCTTTGGTGGTCACCCGACCCGCGCACCGTGATATTCCCCGACGAACTGCATGTCTCGCGCAGCCTCGGCAAACTGCTGCGTCAGCAGCGTTACAGCGTGACGTTCGACCAGGACTTCGCTGCCGTCATCCAGGCGTGCGCCGCACCGCGCAGCTACGCCGATGGCACCTGGATCACCGAGGGCATCCAGAACGCCTACCTGGAGCTGCACCAGCGCGGCTACGCACACTCGGTGGAAGTGTGGGATGGGGGCGAACTGGTTGGCGGTCTGTATGGGCTGGCGATGGGCCAACTGTTCTTTGGCGAGTCCATGTTCAGCCGTGCCGACAACGCGTCGAAATTCGGTTTCGCCACCCTGACCCGGCAGTTGCAGGCCTGGGGTTTTGTGCTGATCGACTGCCAGATGCCCAATGACCACTTGCACAGCCTTGGCGCGCGCGCCATACCGCGCAGTGATTTCGCGGCCTTCCTGCGTAACCATTTGGACCAACCCAGCTCTGGACCGTGGGTTTCCTAG
- a CDS encoding arginyltransferase produces the protein MTELARLKFYATQAHSCSYLPDEQATTLFLDPSQPMDVHVYADLSEMGFRRSGDHLYRPHCQNCNACVPARIPAAQFLPDRNQKRILKRNADLTVTATKPQYSEEYFDLYQRYIEQRHADGDMFPPSRDQFSTFLVRDLPFSRFYEFRLDGRLLAVAVTDLLPNGLSAVYTFYEPGEERRSLGRFAILWQIGEALRLELEAVYLGYWIKNCKKMNYKTQYRPIELLINQRWVTLN, from the coding sequence ATGACCGAGCTGGCGCGCTTGAAGTTTTATGCCACTCAAGCCCACTCTTGCAGCTATCTGCCCGACGAGCAGGCCACCACGCTGTTCCTCGACCCCAGCCAGCCAATGGACGTGCACGTATACGCCGACCTGTCAGAGATGGGTTTTCGGCGCAGCGGCGATCACCTGTACCGCCCCCATTGCCAGAACTGCAATGCTTGCGTACCGGCACGCATCCCGGCTGCGCAGTTTTTGCCGGACCGTAACCAGAAACGCATCCTCAAGCGCAATGCCGACCTGACGGTCACTGCCACCAAGCCTCAGTACAGCGAAGAATATTTCGACCTCTACCAGCGCTACATCGAACAACGCCATGCCGACGGTGACATGTTCCCACCCAGTCGCGATCAGTTTTCGACGTTCCTGGTGCGCGACCTGCCGTTTTCTCGGTTCTATGAGTTTCGCCTGGACGGACGCCTGCTGGCGGTGGCCGTGACCGATCTGCTGCCCAACGGCCTGTCGGCGGTGTATACGTTCTACGAGCCAGGCGAAGAACGTCGCAGCCTGGGACGCTTTGCAATTTTGTGGCAAATCGGCGAAGCCTTGCGTCTGGAACTGGAGGCGGTGTACCTCGGTTACTGGATAAAAAACTGCAAAAAGATGAACTACAAGACCCAATATCGGCCCATTGAGCTACTTATTAATCAAAGATGGGTCACGCTTAACTAG
- the infA gene encoding translation initiation factor IF-1, which yields MSKEDSFEMEGTVVDTLPNTMFRVELENGHVVTAHISGKMRKNYIRILTGDKVRVELTPYDLSKGRITYRAR from the coding sequence ATGTCGAAAGAAGACAGCTTCGAAATGGAAGGCACTGTCGTCGACACCCTGCCCAACACCATGTTTCGTGTGGAGTTGGAAAATGGGCACGTCGTAACCGCGCATATCTCCGGCAAGATGCGCAAGAACTACATTCGTATTCTTACCGGTGACAAGGTGCGCGTTGAGCTGACGCCCTATGACTTGAGCAAAGGGCGCATCACTTACCGCGCTCGTTAA
- the clpA gene encoding ATP-dependent Clp protease ATP-binding subunit ClpA — translation MLNRELEVTLNLAFKEARSKRHEFMTVEHLLLALLDNEAAATVLRACGANLDKLKHDLQEFIDSTTPLIPVHDEDRETQPTLGFQRVLQRAVFHVQSSGKREVTGANVLVAIFSEQESQAVFLLKQQSVARIDVVNYIAHGISKVPGHGDHSEGEQDMQDDEGGESSSSSNPLDAYASNLNELARQGRIDPLVGRELEVERVAQILARRRKNNPLLVGEAGVGKTAIAEGLAKRIVDNQVPDLLANSVVYSLDLGALLAGTKYRGDFEKRFKALLGELKKRPQAILFIDEIHTIIGAGAASGGVMDASNLLKPLLSSGDIRCIGSTTFQEFRGIFEKDRALARRFQKVDVSEPSVEDTIGILRGLKGRFEAHHGIEYTDEALRAAAELASRYINDRHMPDKAIDVIDEAGAYQRLQPVEKRVKRIDVPQVEDIVAKIARIPPKHVTSSDKELLRNLERDLKLTVFGQDAAIDSLSTAIKLSRAGLKSPDKPVGSFLFAGPTGVGKTEAARQLAKAMGIELVRFDMSEYMERHTVSRLIGAPPGYVGFDQGGLLTEAITKQPHCVLLLDEIEKAHPEVFNLLLQVMDHGTLTDNNGRKADFRNVIVIMTTNAGAETAARASIGFTHQDHSSDAMEVIKKSFTPEFRNRLDTIIQFGRLSHEVIKSVVDKFLTELQAQLEDKRVQLDVTDAARNWLAEGGYDAAMGARPMARLIQDKIKRPLAEEILFGELSDHGGVVHIDLKDGELTFDFETTAEMA, via the coding sequence ATGTTAAACCGCGAGCTCGAAGTCACCCTTAATCTTGCCTTCAAGGAGGCCCGTTCGAAGCGTCATGAATTCATGACCGTCGAGCACCTGCTGCTGGCACTTTTGGATAACGAAGCTGCCGCCACCGTTCTACGTGCGTGCGGCGCCAACCTCGACAAACTCAAGCATGACCTGCAGGAGTTTATCGACTCCACTACGCCACTGATCCCCGTGCATGACGAGGACCGCGAAACCCAGCCAACCCTGGGCTTCCAGCGGGTCTTGCAGCGTGCGGTATTCCACGTCCAGAGCTCCGGCAAGCGTGAAGTCACAGGCGCCAATGTGCTTGTGGCTATCTTCAGCGAACAGGAAAGCCAGGCAGTGTTTCTGCTCAAGCAGCAGAGCGTTGCGCGTATTGATGTCGTCAACTACATCGCCCACGGTATCTCCAAAGTGCCAGGGCACGGCGATCATTCCGAGGGTGAGCAGGATATGCAGGACGACGAGGGCGGTGAGTCTTCTTCTTCAAGCAACCCGCTGGATGCCTATGCCAGCAACCTCAACGAGTTGGCGCGCCAGGGGCGGATCGACCCGCTGGTGGGCCGCGAGCTTGAAGTTGAGCGCGTAGCGCAGATCCTCGCGCGTCGTCGCAAAAACAACCCATTGCTGGTGGGCGAGGCGGGCGTGGGTAAAACCGCGATTGCTGAAGGCCTGGCCAAGCGAATTGTCGATAACCAGGTGCCTGACCTGCTGGCCAACAGTGTCGTCTACTCCCTTGACCTGGGCGCGTTGCTCGCCGGGACCAAGTACCGTGGCGACTTCGAGAAGCGCTTCAAGGCGCTGCTCGGTGAGCTGAAAAAGCGCCCGCAAGCCATCCTGTTTATCGATGAGATCCACACCATCATTGGTGCCGGTGCGGCTTCCGGTGGGGTGATGGACGCCTCCAACCTGCTCAAACCGTTGCTGTCGTCGGGTGATATCCGTTGCATCGGTTCGACCACGTTCCAGGAATTTCGCGGGATCTTCGAGAAAGACCGTGCCTTGGCGCGTCGCTTCCAGAAAGTCGACGTGTCCGAGCCTTCGGTTGAAGACACTATCGGCATCCTGCGCGGGCTCAAGGGGCGTTTCGAAGCGCACCATGGCATCGAGTACACCGATGAGGCGCTGCGCGCAGCGGCTGAACTGGCGTCGCGCTACATCAATGACCGGCATATGCCGGATAAAGCCATCGACGTGATCGACGAAGCGGGTGCCTACCAGCGCCTGCAACCTGTCGAGAAGCGCGTGAAGCGCATCGACGTGCCTCAGGTTGAGGATATCGTGGCGAAGATCGCGCGGATTCCGCCAAAACACGTCACCAGCTCCGACAAGGAGCTGCTGCGTAACCTGGAGCGTGACCTCAAGCTCACCGTGTTCGGCCAGGACGCGGCCATCGACTCGCTGTCTACCGCGATCAAGCTGTCGCGTGCGGGCCTCAAGTCGCCGGACAAGCCGGTCGGTTCGTTCCTGTTCGCAGGCCCTACCGGCGTCGGCAAGACCGAGGCGGCGCGGCAGTTGGCCAAGGCCATGGGCATTGAGCTGGTGCGCTTTGACATGTCCGAATACATGGAGCGCCACACGGTGTCGCGCCTGATCGGTGCGCCTCCAGGCTACGTCGGTTTCGACCAGGGCGGTCTGTTGACCGAGGCGATCACCAAGCAGCCGCATTGTGTGTTGCTGCTCGATGAAATCGAGAAGGCCCACCCGGAAGTCTTCAACCTGCTGCTGCAGGTGATGGATCACGGGACCCTGACTGATAACAACGGGCGCAAGGCGGACTTCCGCAACGTGATCGTGATCATGACCACCAACGCCGGTGCTGAAACCGCTGCGCGGGCTTCGATAGGCTTTACGCATCAGGATCACTCCTCTGATGCGATGGAAGTGATCAAGAAAAGCTTCACGCCGGAATTCCGCAACCGCCTGGACACCATTATCCAGTTTGGTCGCCTCAGCCATGAGGTCATCAAAAGCGTGGTGGACAAGTTCCTTACCGAGCTTCAAGCGCAGTTGGAAGACAAGCGCGTGCAGTTGGATGTAACGGACGCGGCACGCAATTGGCTGGCGGAGGGTGGTTACGATGCGGCAATGGGCGCTCGCCCAATGGCACGTCTGATCCAGGACAAGATCAAGCGGCCACTGGCCGAAGAGATCCTGTTCGGCGAGCTTTCCGACCATGGCGGCGTGGTGCATATCGATCTGAAGGACGGCGAGCTGACCTTCGATTTCGAAACCACGGCCGAAATGGCCTGA
- the clpS gene encoding ATP-dependent Clp protease adapter ClpS: protein MHANSQIRLTFNQDRPDQEHDDDGSAGIAVQEAKPALQAPPMYKVVLFNDDYTPMDFVVEVLEVFFNLNRELATKVMLAVHTEGRAVCGVFTRDIAETKAMQVNQYARESQHPLLCEIEKDG, encoded by the coding sequence ATGCATGCAAACAGCCAGATTCGACTAACATTCAATCAGGATCGCCCGGATCAGGAACATGACGACGACGGTTCTGCGGGCATTGCTGTTCAGGAAGCGAAGCCTGCCTTACAGGCGCCGCCGATGTACAAGGTGGTTTTGTTCAATGATGACTACACACCGATGGATTTCGTGGTCGAAGTACTCGAGGTGTTTTTTAACCTGAACCGCGAGTTGGCGACCAAGGTAATGCTGGCCGTTCACACAGAAGGACGGGCAGTATGTGGAGTGTTTACCCGCGACATCGCCGAGACAAAGGCCATGCAGGTCAACCAGTACGCCAGGGAAAGCCAGCATCCGCTACTCTGTGAAATCGAGAAGGACGGTTAA
- the cspD gene encoding cold shock domain-containing protein CspD — translation MSGVKINGKVKWFNNAKGYGFINAEGKPEEDLFAHYSAITMDGYKTLKAGQAVTFETIQGPKGLHAVAISAAEAQTEALPPEEMHEKKLKTDQPTQSKKKQTA, via the coding sequence ATGTCTGGCGTCAAGATCAATGGCAAGGTCAAATGGTTTAACAATGCCAAAGGCTACGGTTTCATAAATGCAGAAGGAAAACCCGAAGAAGATCTCTTTGCGCATTATTCAGCGATTACCATGGACGGGTACAAGACGCTGAAAGCGGGCCAAGCAGTGACATTTGAAACCATTCAGGGGCCCAAGGGACTGCACGCCGTTGCAATCTCGGCGGCTGAGGCACAAACAGAGGCGCTGCCACCTGAAGAAATGCACGAAAAGAAGCTCAAGACAGATCAGCCCACTCAATCGAAAAAGAAGCAAACGGCCTGA